TAACCTCTATCTTTCATAGGCTTTGTTTACCCTCAGAAAGATGGTCCATTATATCACAGAGGACATAGAGTAATCCTAGGGTTGCTATGCTATGCGTGGGTAGCGTAAGTGTATCCTATGCCTGGCTGGTGCACATGCACTAGCTTTTCGAGAAATGTCTAACACGGTGCTTTTTTAGTGTTTTGCTCAATGTACTTTGGTGCGCGAAGATTAATCGGGATAAGAAGAACGGGAAACACAACCAGTATATTGGTTACGGAGATGATCGGGACCCAGAGTTCAAACTGGTCATGTAGATAGCCATATAGGTTTGAGAATTACCAATAACGAGACACTTTCGAGACGTATCagttcaagaaccttgaaTAACACTATAGGCATAATTAATGAGTTACAAGATGCTTATGATGAGTTTAGGCCTGTTGCACGGTCATCCATTTATGGTATGGGAAAACTGCCTTGTCGTATTCCTAAGGCATTACGGGGCGCGTGACTATAGTTTTGACGTCAACGGAAAAGGTAGCTCTGATAAATGTTATCACAGAAATAATATCTGCAAGCAGGGCCCTCTGTTGGCAGCACATCTTTATACTTTGGACTTGTAGCAATGAATCACCTGGGGCTGACAATACACACTCAGCCCCCGTCGACCCCACTCTCCACCGACGCCGCTCTCCTTATGACCAGCAAGATGCGCTTGAGGTAGAGGCTTCTCAAAACTGTTGATCCAGATCGTACCGGCCTCGATGCGGTCTGCTAACCGCTGTGCATGGTCAACGTCCTTTGACCAAACGGCTCCTCCAAGACCAGATAGCGTGTTGTTGGCTCGCTTAATAACTTCATCTTCAGTCTTCCACTTCATCAGTGGAACAATAGGGCCTATGATACTGTTAACCACTACTCGAAATGATTGAGTCTGTCAGTCTTACCGAATGCTTCATGTGTAACAACGAGGGAGTCGTCGGGAGGATTGTCGATAATCGCAGGCTTGATGACGAAAGCATCCCCACTATCATCCGGCTTCGAACCAAGCGCAAAACAGTGGCCGCTATCGATCGAGTCTTGAAAGAAGCCCTTCACAATATTGTACTGCATCTCGTTCTGTATCGGGCCAAGCATGATGCCGGGCTCGAGGGATGACGTCGGCGCTACCTTCCACTCCTTGACCGTGTTGACCATCGTTTCCAAAAACTCGTCGTAGATATCCTCATGGACGAAGACGCGTTTACTAGCAACACAAAGCTGACCTGAGTTCATGAACGATCCAAGCGCCACTTGAGGTGCCACGATCTTCGGATCGACATCTGGGCAGACAATGCTGGCGCTATTACCTCCAAGCTCTAATGTGACGGGCTTTAGAAGATTTCCAGCCACCTGTGCGATCTTCTTTCCTGTGGCAGTTGAGCCAGTGAAAGTAATCTTATCAACTCCTGGATGCTGACATAGTGCAGGTCCCAGCTTGTCGTCACCGTTGAGGGCTTGAAGAACACCGGCTGGGAAAACTCCCTGGAGTAGCTCGACGACCTTCAGGATGGAGTAAGGCGTGAAAGGCGAAGGCTTTACGATAATTGTGTTTCCAGTTATAAGGGCTGCGGCGACCTTGGCGATGGAGAGGACCAGGGGATAATTCCAGGGACAGATAGCTGCGATGACACCCAGTGGCTTCTCTCGGATCGTTAATCGTAGTTCGTCGTCGTCCTGAATCACTTGCTCTTGAAGTGGCTCCTGATTCGCTGTACCTTCTTAGTCTGTTTTCCTTGAGGCCAAGATCTGACTTACCATTGAACTGTAAGAAGTTGATCGAATGCTCAACTTCGAGAGTGGCAAATTGAATCTGCGACAGTCAGAACCGCCGAGATATTTCTAGTAAAAGTGCCACTTACAGGCTTTCCCCCTTCCTTCGTGATCAACTGCGCCAATGCGGGTTTATGGTAGATCAAGACATCTCGTGCATCAAGCAGGGCATTCTGTCGGTCCGACCACGACGTCTTAGACCACTGAGTGAAGGCACTTTTGGCTGAAGAAACTGCATTATCGATGTCCTCAGATGATGCAACTGGAACATCCCAGAGCTTTTGTCTTGTCGATGGATCTGTTCCCTGCGTCACCTTTCCAGCGACGGAAGTTCCATTCACAGTATTGACAAATGTAGTGAAATGTTCCATCTTAACTCAGGAATGCTGATTGTCACAATGAGATATGGTGAGTAAATGCGATGGTACTTTTGACTTACATACACCGAAGCCTGACCTAAATAACAAGACACCAGCATTGATTCCAAACTTCATTGAAGTACCGGATGCAAAATCGGCAGTTGGAGCGGGACTTCAAAATGCGGAGATCATTCTCGAAGAAGTCAAGTCGGAGGGGAAGATCTCTTCCCCAAGTTCCCCAACCGAGGCTACTAACAGGATCCCACATGAACTATGATTGTTGTAGCTAGGCTGAGAGATAAGTAACTGTCATTGGGCTATCAATTCTCAATAATAAGATAGGTAGAATGAATGTTGCGTGCATGAGCTCTGCTGTCGAGCATCTTAAACTGCCGTGCCTTATTCGCGGGGGCTAGCAACTACCCCCGCTGCGAAACCAGCGTATAGTGTCTTGTGACAGAACAGGCCACCTGAGTAATCTTCCATTCATGACGTCTCTATCGCGTAGGTGGTGGTGTTTTCTGCTGGCAGTTCATGATTTATAAACACTCCGGGTGGGATAATTTAGGGTTTAGAGTCAATCGGCGGGGATGCGGGGGTGCTATTTTGCGGGGTATACGTACCGGAAAGGAGGCTTGATAAGCTATCTCAAGCATGACGTCTAAGGGATCAGTCACTCAAGCTCTATATAGCCTCAGTTCTTTATCTTTGTATACCAAACCTTTTCATGCTTAAGTATCAATGCGAGTTCAGTTTCTCCTGGAAAATAAAGTGGCATTCGTGCTCCATTACTCTGAGACCCAAATCAGCATTCGCCTAGAGATAACTTGGCAAGGCTGCCTACAACCTGATTTTACCATTGTCTCTGAGTGGTGAAAGATAAGCCACAGATATGGAAAGGCTGCAGAATGAGTGCGTAAGCGTGAGATTGCTCCCCAGCATCGTCCTTTAGGCATCCCAAATCGTTACTTGACGGGTGTCTTGATCGTTTAATTTCGTTGTCATTAGTCCCACATACCAAGACCATTGTAAGAGTCTTTTTATCAGTCTGCATACAGCCAAAGCCAACAGGAAATCCATCTCCATGTCACAGCAGGGCGCGAATAAATCATTTATGGATGATCTGGATTCTTTCATCGACATGGCCCGGGAGGTTGTCGAGGTAGCACCAGCAGATGATCCTGATCGCATCATCTGGCTACACGAGCTGGGGAATACTCTATGTCGTCGCTTCACCGTAACTGGGGGACTCGCTGATCTCGAGGATGCAATCAATGTGGGGCAAGAAGCAATCGATACCGCTCCAAATGATTACATTCATCGAGGCGCTCTCCTGGACAGCCTCGGTGTTCACCTGGCGATTCGATTTGCCAAAACTGGATCACTACCTGATCTCCAACGAGCTATTCAAGTCACACGGCAAGCGATCGATGTGGTAGTAGACTCAGATAATGATAGAGCCTTCCGGCTGACGCACTTGGCAAATCACCTTGGAGAGCGCTACGAGCGAACAGGGTCTTCTATAGATCTTGAAGAGGCGATAGAGGTGGCCCAGTCAGCCGTAGACATGACTCCGCTCGATAGTTCCAAGAGACCAGGGCGGTTGAATACTCTTGCAAACCAGCTTCACGAACGATATGGAAGAACCGGGattcttgaagagctcaacAAAGTTATTGACATCTGTCGTGGCATCACCAAAGCTGCTACAGAGGGCTCTCCCGATCAAGCTCTCTTCAAGTCCAACCTTGCCGGTCATCTTGGAGACCGCTATCTCAGGACAGGCGACACGAATGACCTTGATGAAGCAATACAACTCGCACAAGAGGCATTGACCACCCTGCCGCCAGGCCATACAGATATCCCTAGCCTATCGAGTAACCTCTCCATCTGGCTTGCGAAACGGTATATACGAAATCGGGAAACAACCGATGTTGAGGAAGCCATCAAGATGGGGCACCAATCTATTGCCGTCGCTCAACCTGGAAACCCTAGTCTAGCTCAGTACATGAGTAACCTTGCAGATTGTTACTGGAATCGCCACACTTTGACTAATTGCACGGATGACTTCGACGCTGCCGTGAATCTCTATCAGTCTGCTCTGGATCactccaactccaacatCCAAACAAGAATTGCAGCTGGAAAATTTCTCTTTGAAACATTTGCACATGCCTCTCAATGGCAGCATGCTCTTGTTGCTTCTCAAACAGCCTTCGGCCTACTACCACAACTGACACCGAGGTCCCTTGGCTTCGTCGATAAGCAACGTATGCTCGGTCGAATAGTAGACCTTGCTTGCGATACCGCAGCCGTGGCACTTCACGCCGGCAAAGAACCTTTTTTCGCGCTAAGCGTACTGGAGAAAGGTCGCGGGATACTCGCTGCAGCAATTGAACAAATTCGCGTTGATGTTCTCGATCTAGAGCAGAGCCATCCTGATCTCGCAGGGCGATTCCTGGAACTCAGCCAAGTGCTCGACGCGCCTATCCAAGGTGGCGATTCAGTTTCAGCTCAGGCTGTCGCAAACCGCCGAGCCGAGGCAAGTGTCGAATTAGAACACCTCATTGATGAGATTCGGAAACGTCCGGGGTTCAGTGACTTTCTGGAATCGCCAAGCGAAGATGACATTCGAGCTGCGGCCAGTTTAGGACCTATCGTGATTATCAATCTAAGCAAGTTTCGCTGCGATGCCATTCTAGTCGAACAACATCAAATTAGGTCCCTGCCGTTGCCCGATCTGACTATTGACAAAATGAATGAGAAAGAGAGTCAAGGTTCATTGACGAGTCCTTCCATTCTGAAATGGCTTTGGGATATTGCCGCCGACCCTATTCTCCAGGCACTCGGTATTCGGGGCCCTCCACCAGACGATGACTGGCCTCACATCTGGTGGATTCCAACTGGCGGACTGAGTAGGCTTCCATTCCACGCCTTCGGACATCATTTCCCAGGATCAACCGAGGCAGTACTGGATAGAGCCATCTCATCGTACAGTTCATCCATTCAAGCACTTATCAATGGCCGAAAGCTTCGCTCAGATTCAGCCAAAGATGAAGCTCTCTTAGTAGCCATGGAAGATACGGCGGGGCAGATCAAGCTTCCATTCGCCAAAGAAGAGGTATCAGCTATCGCTAACCTCTGCAAGTCAATGAATCTTGAGTCATGTGTTCCAGATAAACATAAGCAAGCTGTCTTGGAAGAGCTTCAAAACTGCAAAGTCTTCCATTTTGCTGGCCATGGCAAGATGGATGGCAACCCTTCCCAAAGCGGACTGCTTCTGACCGATGGCATATTGACAGTATCTGAACTTATGGATATCAATCTTCGGAAACATGCTCCGTTCTTGGCATATCTTTCTGCTTGTGGGACAGGCCAAATTGGAGGGGATGCTTTCTTCGATGAGAGCATCCACCTGATCAGCGCATGTCAACTAGCGGGATTTCGGCATGTGGTTGGTACACTCTGGGAAGTCAGCGATAAGTCATGTGTTGAAATATCACAGACTGTGTACGAGTCGATAAGAGATGAAGGGTTCTCAGACAGATCTGTTTGCTGGGGTCTGCACAAAGCTATGAGGCAGCTCCGAGATACGTGGCTAAGTACACCAGAGCAACGTCTGGACCGGATGGTCAGCAgtgagagagaagagatatggTCAAGAGACATTCTTTCTTgtgatgagggtgatgaAAAGATGGAGAAACTTTTCTGGGTCCCCTTTGTTCATTTTGGAGGATAAGGCACAGCCACGGGGAGGTACGGTAGAGGTTCAAATGGCTTCTTACATATCCTGTTGATTACCATGATATCATCGCGATATGAAGCTGGGTCTCCCTTAGCTTCTCGCTCAAGTTATGACAACTACAATTTAAGTTCGCCCTAGTTTTCTAGCTAAGGAATTATCCAATTGAACGATACGCCCGATACGTTAAATGTCTCACCAGGCTTTCTATACTCGAGTAGCCCAATGGCTTCGTTCATTAGCTCTTTACAGTTTTTCACATCGTATGCCTATTCTATATGTTGTAACATAGCGCAACACACCGTCAACGGCCTCAGTAAGTGGCTTGATTCACCTTGCTGCAGGCTATAGTAGCCCCTCAGCGCGTAACCTGCTCATATTACTTCTGTTGTTCTGTGTTGCACAACTGCTTTATAGGCTATCCTTAATGCAGAGGACTGCTGTAGCTTTGCGGGCTTACCGTGGCTAGGTGATCCCTTCGCTATTGGTCACTTACTAACTCATGGAAAAGGGAAGCCGACACTGGCAGCCATTACAATGGCTGCTGTAACAATTCACACGAGAAAACCGAGTCAGAAACAGACACTAGAGTATTCCTCAACAACGAGATCAATCTCTACTGCTCAGAATCTCGCGCTAGAGCTCTCGGAATGATGCGGCCGTCGCTGAACCTGGAGCTTCAATCGGTCCTTGATTTACTACTTTCATCTACAACCAAGACGCTTATTCTGTCACCGTTGTGCTTTCACTGCGAGTATGAGGCTCAAGGGGAAATGTCTGCAACCCAGGCAACACACCACCATAGACTCGCTCCCATCTCGAGGCCAGCGCAGCAGGAGTCTTCCATGCATATTCAGGATCACGAAGCCATAGTCGAAGCAAATGTCTCCTGTAAGGGGCGCTTCCGTCAGCCTCTGATCTCACTTAGAATCCGACACCTCTATAGGAATAACTCACTGCTTATCCTTGGTATCTGTGAAACCATCGCGGGCGTGGAAAATGGCCACATTGTTGACATACTGCATGTCACCCTTCTCAAAATTAGTCGATACGCTGAATCGTTCAGCCAGAAAGTGCAGAGTATCGAGAGCTTCGGCCTGGGCCTCGGTGATAGGCGGTAGATGTTTGCCACGGGGTATCTCTCCGAAGCCAACATAGTAGCGGCGTCCATACTGAAGAAGGATTCTATCAGGGGTCTTGCCATCGGCACTGGCAGGCAGATGATGGAGTAATGGGCGGCTCATGAATCTGTCGGTATCGTTGACTGTCTTTGTGAAGCTTTGCAGCCAAATGTGATTAGTTACTGGGTTCCTCGTAGACTAGCAGACAAGGACATTCGGCTTACAGCTCTGCGTCCCAACGTCCACTAAGAGTATGAATAAGATCTGGCCGTGTAGCAGCAATGTGGTTATACACACGCCATGTGCTAGCTAGACGACTAGCCCCTCCCTCGGCCGCGGTAGAGAGGGCGAAAAGAGAAACAATATCGCCGGAGTCAGTATGGAAGACCTGTTTATCAGCGGTGTAGGCAGGTGTTCCAATCTTaatcttggtcttgtctcTAGACTCGCCGAGACTGGAGCGAACGTCCTTGATATGTCCAATAACGACATCAGCACGCTCGCCTTGGAAGTAGGCATCCTGGCGGCCACGTATAGAGCCTATATGAGAAGAGACTCCAGCATATATGATGATATTTTCTTCACGGGTGTACCGGTCAACATCTAGGCCTCTAAGGACGAAGAAGCCATGACCGAAGTGTAGTTCGCGAGATAGACGGCGCAGCTCGCTATGTAGTGTGGGTAGAGGGAAGGTCTCTTGTGCGATATAGCCCTTGGAAATGTTGAGGGCTatttctcaacatcatgtcAGTCATGGTACACCAAGTTAGATAGTGGAGAACACTGACACTTAAAGTGTGCAAGGGCCCTGTCGATCTCCTCAAGCTGAATAGTCGATAGAACGTACGTCCAGTCATACTTCTGGGCAATAGTCTCTCCGTCCCAAACGAGGTCTCCCTTGAGCTCATTAGGGAAACCCTCAGGGAGGGATTTAGTGAGATCCTCTGTCTGGGTCCGGCGAGCTACACGCGCTTGGTATTTGTCCCAATCTGGGTGGTAGGAGATATCCGGTTGACCAGGTGGGGGCAAAGCAGCAGGCGTAATACCAAAGGTTGGGGCGGATGCAAGGGAGAGAGCGGAGATAGTAGCTGTAGCGGCCATGGTAGCTTGGATGATAACGCCTGAATGAGGGTTTGTTTCAAGGATGAATAAAATCTTGTACTCGCTTGGCTATAGATTGTATACTATGTGATAATGATCCTAGTTTATAAGAACTGGGTGTATTCCCGGTGGCAGATCGGCGAAACGCTGAACAAAACGAGGGGCTTGTAATCACGCCATCCAGTAGACAATGGTGtggcatcaccaacaaaTTTGCGAAGAAGGAATTAAACACACGAAGTAACTATATGCTTCGCTTACATAAAAGAATCATTTTGGTGATCAAGTGATAG
Above is a window of Fusarium oxysporum Fo47 chromosome XII, complete sequence DNA encoding:
- a CDS encoding aldehyde dehydrogenase domain-containing protein, coding for MEHFTTFVNTVNGTSVAGKVTQGTDPSTRQKLWDVPVASSEDIDNAVSSAKSAFTQWSKTSWSDRQNALLDARDVLIYHKPALAQLITKEGGKPIQFATLEVEHSINFLQFNANQEPLQEQVIQDDDELRLTIREKPLGVIAAICPWNYPLVLSIAKVAAALITGNTIIVKPSPFTPYSILKVVELLQGVFPAGVLQALNGDDKLGPALCQHPGVDKITFTGSTATGKKIAQVAGNLLKPVTLELGGNSASIVCPDVDPKIVAPQVALGSFMNSGQLCVASKRVFVHEDIYDEFLETMVNTVKEWKVAPTSSLEPGIMLGPIQNEMQYNIVKGFFQDSIDSGHCFALGSKPDDSGDAFVIKPAIIDNPPDDSLVVTHEAFGPIVPLMKWKTEDEVIKRANNTLSGLGGAVWSKDVDHAQRLADRIEAGTIWINSFEKPLPQAHLAGHKESGVGGEWGRRGLSVYCQPQVIHCYKSKV
- a CDS encoding CHAT domain-containing protein, which translates into the protein MSQQGANKSFMDDLDSFIDMAREVVEVAPADDPDRIIWLHELGNTLCRRFTVTGGLADLEDAINVGQEAIDTAPNDYIHRGALLDSLGVHLAIRFAKTGSLPDLQRAIQVTRQAIDVVVDSDNDRAFRLTHLANHLGERYERTGSSIDLEEAIEVAQSAVDMTPLDSSKRPGRLNTLANQLHERYGRTGILEELNKVIDICRGITKAATEGSPDQALFKSNLAGHLGDRYLRTGDTNDLDEAIQLAQEALTTLPPGHTDIPSLSSNLSIWLAKRYIRNRETTDVEEAIKMGHQSIAVAQPGNPSLAQYMSNLADCYWNRHTLTNCTDDFDAAVNLYQSALDHSNSNIQTRIAAGKFLFETFAHASQWQHALVASQTAFGLLPQLTPRSLGFVDKQRMLGRIVDLACDTAAVALHAGKEPFFALSVLEKGRGILAAAIEQIRVDVLDLEQSHPDLAGRFLELSQVLDAPIQGGDSVSAQAVANRRAEASVELEHLIDEIRKRPGFSDFLESPSEDDIRAAASLGPIVIINLSKFRCDAILVEQHQIRSLPLPDLTIDKMNEKESQGSLTSPSILKWLWDIAADPILQALGIRGPPPDDDWPHIWWIPTGGLSRLPFHAFGHHFPGSTEAVLDRAISSYSSSIQALINGRKLRSDSAKDEALLVAMEDTAGQIKLPFAKEEVSAIANLCKSMNLESCVPDKHKQAVLEELQNCKVFHFAGHGKMDGNPSQSGLLLTDGILTVSELMDINLRKHAPFLAYLSACGTGQIGGDAFFDESIHLISACQLAGFRHVVGTLWEVSDKSCVEISQTVYESIRDEGFSDRSVCWGLHKAMRQLRDTWLSTPEQRLDRMVSSEREEIWSRDILSCDEGDEKMEKLFWVPFVHFGG